AGATGGTCGAAATGCGGGCCAAAACCATGGCTCATCTGAAGGAGGGCGGTGTGGTGGCGTTGTTCCCCTCCGGTGTGGTGATGTCGTCAGAGACATGGTTCGGCCCCGCGATTGAGCAGGAGTGGAACGTCTTCACGGCGCAGCTGATCCGTCGTTCCGGCGCGCGGGTGGTGCCAATTTTCTTCCCGGGCAGCAATTCCCGGTGGTACCAGATCGCCAACCGGGTGTCGCCAATCCTGCGGCAGGGGTTGCTGCTGCATGAGATCGTGCGATCCTGCAATAAACCACAAAGCCCGGTTGTCGGCGAACCGCTGACCGAGGCGCAGATGGAAAAACTGCAGAGCGATCCGCGCGGTTTTATGGCCTGGCTGCGGGAGCATACGCTCAGCCTCGGCGAAAACAGCTGATCAATCGCCAGTTCTTCTTCTGGCTAAAATACCCCTGGGTGAATCGGTCGCCAGAGCAAGAGGGGGCAACGCCTCCTCTTCCCATTCAGGATCAGCGCGTCGGCACCGGTGTTTCACCGCGATAGTCATAGAATCCGCGCTGCGTCTTGCGGCCAAGCCAGCCAGCTTCCACATATTTTGTCAGCAGCGGGCAGGGGCGGTATTTTGTATCCGCCAGACCGTCATGCAACACGTTCATGATCGCCAGGCAGGTGTCCAAGCCGATGAAATCAGCCAGCTCCAATGGACCCATCGGGTGGTTGGCACCCAGTTTCATCGACTCGTCGATTGATTTCACCGATCCCACGCCCTCATAGAGGGTATAAACCGCTTCGTTGATCATCGGCATCAGAATGCGGTTCACGATGAAGGCGGGGAAATCTTCGGCGCTGGCGGCAGTCTTGCCCAGCTTTTCAACCACCGCATGGCAGGCTGAGAAGGTGGCCTCATCAGTGGCGATACCACGGATCAGTTCGACCAACTGCATCACCGGCACCGGGTTCATGAAATGGAACCCCATGAACCGCTCTGGGCGGTCGGTGCGGCTGGCCAGTCGGGTGATGGAAATCGAAGATGTGTTGGACGTGAGAATCGTGTGCGGCAGGAGATGCGGCAGCAGATCCTCGAAAATGGCCTGCTTAACAGTCTCCCGCTCTGTCGCCGCCTCGATCACCAGATCGGTCTTGCCAATATCGGCCAGCGTGAGTGAGGTCGAGATGCGCCCCAGCGTGGCCTCAACTTCGGTCTGGTCAATCTTGCCTTTGCTGGCTTGACGGGCCAGATTTTTCTGAATCGCGCTTACGGCTGCGTCCAGCGCTTGCTGATTTATATCATTAAGAACAACGTTGTAGCCTGCCAAGGCCATCACGTGAGCGATGCCATTGCCCATCTGGCCTGCACCAATCACGCCTATTTTCTGGATGTCCATCGCTCATGCCTCTTGGGAGTTTTCCGGCGGATCATACTGGCGGGTCTGCGGAGGGCACAAGGCCGATTGGGTGGCTTTTTAGGCAAAGTTGAGCATTAGCATTTCATCAACGGATCTCGGGTTAGGTGAGTCTCGGGTGAAATTTGGTGGGTATTATGAGCTATGAACTCAAGAGCGCGACAGCGCTTGCGGGCGAGCCTTGCAGCTATGCGGGTTCGAAATTATTGGTCCGCGGGCCGGCGCGTAATCTGACTGAACCATATTTGGCATTTATTGGCGGCACAGAGGTCTTTGGACGTTTTGTCGAACGACCGTTTGTATCTGAAGCCGAGGCGTTGCTTGACCGTGTCTGCGTGAACCTCGGCAGTGTGAACGCCGGGGTCGACAGTTTCCTGAGCGATCCTGATCTTCTGGAAATCGCGGGCCAGGCTGAAACCACGCTGCTGCAGGTGCTTGGTGCACAGAATATCTCCAACGGCTATTACAAGGTGCATCCGCGACGCAATGACAGGTTCCTCTGCGCACATGACCCGTTGCTGGAACTTTACCCGGAAGTGGACTTTACCGAATATCACTTCAACAAGCATCTGCTGAGCGCGCTCAGATCTTGCTGCACAACCCGTTACGAAACGGTTCGCGATCACTTGCAGGATACTTGGGTTGAGCGGATGGGAGAGTTGATCTCGGCCCTGAACGGTGCGGTGACGCTTTTGTGGGTGCATTATGACGTCGACCAGCAGGCGTTGTTTGGTCACGAACCTGCGCTCGTGGACCGGCCCATGGTGGATGCGCTGCGCGCCCGCGTCCTCGGGGTGTTGGAAATTCCCGTACATACGGCACGTGACGCCGCTGACATTGACGGCATGTTTTACGGCCAACTTGATCTGCCCTCGGCGCAGCGCATGCTGGGACCGAAGGAGCATCTGCGAATAGCACAACAGGTGGCGCAGTATCTGCGGCCCCGCCTGACCACATAGGCCCAGCTCCATCGGAAAACTGCCCTATGGATGGCCACGGAAAAAGCCCGCAACATCAGTTGCGGGCTCCTTCATGAGATATCTGCGAAGTTTACAGCTTCTCGATCAGCTCAGGCACGGCCTGGAACAGGTCAGCGACAAGACCATAATCGGCCACTTGGAAGATCGGCGCCTCTTCGTCCTTGTTGATCGCAACGATGATCTTGGAGTCTTTCATACCAGCCAGGTGCTGGATTGCACCGGAGATGCCAACCGCAACATAAAGCTCTGGTGCGACGACCTTACCGGTCTGACCCACCTGCCAGTCGTTCGGCGCGTAACCTGAATCAACTGCTGCGCGGGATGCACCAACTGCGGCACCCAGCTTGTCTGCGAGGCTTTCGATCAGTTTGAAGTCTTCCTCGGAGCCAACACCGCGACCACCGGAAACAACCACACCGGCCGACGTCAGTTCAGGGCGGTCGCTTGCGGCGACCTTGTCTTCAACCCATTCGGACAGGCCGGGGTTCTCAGCTGCGGAGATGGTGTCAACAGAGGCAGAACCGCCGTCGCCAGCCGCATCAAAGGTGGAGGTCCGGAAGGAGATCACCTTTTTCGCATCACGCGACTTTACGGTCTGCACCGCGTTGCCTGCGTAGATCGGGCGCTCGAAGGTGTCGCCATCAACAACGCCGGACACGTCCGAGATCACCATGACATCCAAGAGGGCCGCCACGCGGGGCAGAACGTTCTTGGCGTCTGTGGTCGCGGGCGCAACAATATGCTCGTAGTCGGATGCCAGCGAGGCGATCAGCGCTGCAGTTGGCTCCGCCAGGCGGTGTCCCAGCGACGCATCTTCGGCAACCAGAACTTTGGCGACGCCAGCAATCTTGGCGGCTTCTTCGCCAGCGGCGGCTGCGGAAGCGCCGGCGGCCAGCACCGTAACATCGCCCAGTTTGCCCGCAGCGGTAACCGCTTTTGCGGTTGCGTCCAGCGCCAGCGCGCCATCGGTCACTTCGGCAAGGAGAAGAACAGCCATTACACAGCCCCCGCTTCTTTGAGTTTCCCGACCAGCTCATCAACGGAACCAACAATAATGCCTGCGGCACGAGCTGCGGGTTCGGTGGTCGAAATGATTTCCAGACGCGGCGAGACATCGACGCCGTAGTCAGCGGCAGTTTTCTCGTCGAGCGGCTTTTTCTTCGCCTTCATGATGTTCGGCAGCGAGGCATAGCGCGGCTCGTTCAGGCGCAGGTCGACCGTGACGATAGCGGGCATCTTCACTTTGATGGTCTGCAGGCCGCCGTCCACTTCGCGAGTCACAACAGCGTTGTCGCCATCGACGTCCAATTCAGAGGCAAAAGTACCCTGGGACCAGCCCAAGAGCGCAGACAGCATCTGACCGGTTGCGTTCATGTCGTTGTCGATTGCCTGTTTGCCGGCCAGAACCAGACCGGGCTGCTCTTCTTCGACGACTTTGGCTAGGATCTTGGCAACGGCCAGCGGTTCGATGTCGGTGTGAACATCATCAGCGGCGTTGACGAGGATTGCGCGATCGGCGCCCATGGCCAGCGCGGTCCGCAGGGTTTCCTGCGCCTGCTTCACACCGATGGAGACAACAACGATCTCATCTGCTTTGCCAGCTTCCTTGAGGCGGATGGCCTCTTCGACGGCGATTTCGTCGAACGGGTTCATCGACATTTTGACGTTGGCGAGATCGACACCGCTGCCGTCCGCTTTGACGCGGACCTTCACGTTGTAGTCAATCACGCGCTTGACAGGCACGAGTACCTTCATTTTGCGTTCTCTCCTTAACAAACGGCAAGCCGCCGGGGCGACTCTCCTCCATGCTCTCGCGATGTTGATAGCGGCTTAGATTGCGCCGCAACAGGGCAAAATCGTCACGTTACCGCCCTCCGACGTCGCGTCTGACGGTTTGCATCAGCAGTTTTGCAGGAATGTTGCGACGGAAGATGCTGCACTGCCGCAAGGGAAGCAGATCGTGGCGCAGAATCATGGCCCGTCGGCAAGGCGGTCCGCTTGCCAGTGTAGCCATTGGCGAACTTCGGGCAGATGACGCGCCGTACAGGCTGACCGGCCTGTACGGCGCCAGAAAGATGCCTCGGGGTGCTAGCGATTGGCGCCAGGCACCCACAGAACATCGCGTGCCCCATTGTCGTTGGCAGCGCGCGATGCGACGAAGAACCAGTCCGAGAGCCGGTTGAGATATTTCACCGCCGCCGGATTGATGTCCTCCTGCGTGGCAAGGTCGGTCGCCAAACGTTCAGCGCGCCGCGCCACAGTGCGGCAGACATGCAGGTGCGCGGAGAGGGCGGCACCGCCAGGCAGCACGAAGCTGCGGAGCGGCGAGAGTTCCGCGTTCATCGCATCAATTTCCGCTTCCAGCCGCGAGACCTGCGCATCGGCAACCCGCAGGGGCGGGTAGTCGGCATGAGCGTCCTTGTCCATTTCCGGCCGACACAGATCTGCGCCAAGATCAAAAAGGTCATTCTGGATGCGGGCCAGAGCGGCATCCATCTCATTCTCGGCCTCCAGCCGGGCCACTCCGACAAAGGCGTTCAGCTCATCCGAGGTGCCATAGGCATTCACCCGCGCGGAATGTTTGGCCACACGGTCGCCATTGCCAAGCGCAGTGTCCCCCTTGTCGCCGGTGCGGGTGTAGATCTTGTTCAATACGACCATGGCTCACTGACCTCCCTGGCTGCGAAGATAAACATAGCCAAGGATGAACACCACGGCGAGAAACTGAAACAGGATGCGCAGACGCATCATCTTATTGGCGTTTCTGGCGTTGAAGGCACCACCGGCGCCGAACCCACCAATGCCGATCACCAGCACGATGACAGTTGCTGCGATCGCAGCAATCGCCAGGATGTAGAGCGGATCGCCCATCTTTTCATATTCCTTGTTTCTTGTCGCGCCAGCGGCTGCCCCCATGGCAGGTCTGACCGCGCATCAGCTATCTAAGCCGCGCGAGGATGCGGTCAATCGCGCGTGTGGTCAGGATGCGTTTTAGCACACCGCCAACATGGGTCGGCACAGTGACATAGTAACGCGGATGCGGGCGTCGGCTCTCGCAGGCGTGAACCAGCTTGACCGTAACAGCGGAGGCCGGGAGTTCAAATCTGTCTGGTCCGGTGCTCTCATAGAGACGTTTTAGCAGGCTCGTCTCATAGCGATCACGCAGGGCGGAATTCTCCCAGTCGACGTATTTCTCGAAATGCGGAATGGCCTTCTCGCGGATCTTGGATGTAACGGGGCCGGGTTCGATCAGGATGACCCTGATTCCGCTGTCCCGCAGTTCAACCCGCATGGTGTCGGTCAGCCCCTCAATCGCGTGTTTGGTGGCGACATAGGCCCCGCGCCAAGGGAAACTCACAAATCCGAGGATCGAGGAATTCTGCACGATGCGCCCATGCCCCTGTGCGCGCATCACCGGGATGACGTTGCGGGTCAGCTCGTGCCAGCCAAAGACATTGCTTTCAAAGATACTGCGCAGCCCGTCGGTGGAGACATCCTCAACCGCGCCGGGGAGGCCATGGGCGCCGTTGTTGAACAGCACATCCAATGTGCCGCCGGTGTGCTCCAGCACTTCGTCAAGGCCGCTGCGGAGCGTCTCAGCATTGGTGTAGTCCATCAACGGGCTGATGAACCCCTGCGCCCGCAACCTGTCGCAATCGACGCGTTGACGGCAGGCGGCAAAAACAGTCCAGCCGCGTTCGCGCATCCCATGGGCTGCATCCAGGCCGATCCCGGAAGAGCAGCCTGTCATCAGGATTGTTTTTTGCATAAATCCCCTCGCGCGGTCACCTGTACCGGCGCTTTATGGGCGTTTCTGGCTCACCAGGGAAGCGGCAATCCAGCCAACTTTGCCGTCTTTTACGGTGCGCAGGTGCAGCCAGCCGGTACCAATATCTTCAAACACCGCAACCTCCTCGCCATTGCTCAGCCGGTCAACGATTGGATAAACCGTGCCCGGACCGGAGCGCATGTTGACGCGCGTTGCCGTGATGGAGCGAATATCAGCGTCCGGCTCCACGATTTCCTGCGGGTCGGTCTCAATCGCGGCCTGGATCAGAGGTTGCGCCGACAACCCGTCGGTGAGCGAGGCCAGCTGTACTGCGCCGGATGTCGCCGTGGACGTTTGGAAACTCGCTTGAGACGCTGAGGTGGCCGAAAATGCTGCATCGCTGTTGCTGAGACCTGCGCCGATCGCGGCAATCTGCTCCATCGCCACCCGAGAGCGCAGCGCAGGGTCGGCGGCTGGTCGCGCAGGTTTCCTGTTCGTTGCTTGCGCCCTATCACTCTGCGGGACGCGTAGCGCCACCTTGCTGACCAGAGATTCGGCCGTTACCTCGGTGCTGCGCACAGATGTATTTGATGGGCTACTGTCATTGCCAAAGGCTGCTCTGGCGATATCAACTGCGGCCGAGGGCCCCTTCGGCGGCTCAAAATCGGCGCCGCCACTGGCTTCGTAGAAGCCCCAGCCCAAGAATAGAAACGATGCAATAACAAAACGCGACATATACAAATCCCCCCCAGGATCAGCTTGAAAACCTGTGCAAATTCACGAATGGCGAGCCTCCGCCCTCATGCAGGTAATACGCACCTGCAACACAGTTTGTTCCAGCATCTTCAAATCCTACAGCAGTTTAACGAGTCGCAATAGGGGAGAGGTGGCCGCTTTCTCCCCCGATCGACCGACGTTGCACGCGAAGAGATGTCGGCGTTCGGCACACCCTCACACGTGGTAGTGGTCGGGCCGATATATGGGGGTAACTCCGCATTTTCTTACGGCCCCGCTTTACCACGACTGGAGGGGACAGTATCACCAATACATGACCGACCTGGTAGATGATCAAGACACCCCCGATTCCCCCGCATCCGGAGAAGTACTGGAACCGTTGCGCCGCGCGATTGGCGAGCGTTACCTGACCTATGCTCTCAGCACCATCATGCACCGGGCATTGCCCGACGCGCGTGATGGCCTGAAACCGGTGCATCGCCGCATTCTCTACGCCATGAGCCGCCTGCGACTCACCTCCACCGGCGGTTTTCTGAAATCGGCTAAGATTTCCGGCGACACCATGGGTGATTTCCATCCTCACGGTGATGCCGCGATCTATGATGCCATGGCGCGTCTGGCGCAGGACTTTAACGTCCGCTACCCGCTGGTGGACGGTCAGGGCAACTTTGGCAATATCGACGGTGATAACCCTGCGGCCTCGCGCTACACCGAAGCGCGGATGACCTTCGTCGCCGAGGCGATGTTGGAAGGCCTGAGTGAAAACGCCGTTGATTTCCGCGATAACTACGACGGACGCCTGACTGAACCGGCGGTACTGCCGGCAACATTCCCGAATATCCTCGCCAATGGTGCAGCGGGTATCGCTGTGGGGATGGCGACAAATATTCCGCCGCATAACATCGGCGAATTGATTGATGCCTGCCTGCATCTGATCAAGACCCCTGATGCGCGCGATGACACCCTTCTGAACTATGTGCCCGGGCCGGATTTCCCCACAGGGGGCATTATCGTTGAGCCTAAGGAAAACATCGCCAAGGCCTACAATACTGGTCGTGGTTCTTTCCGCCTGCGCTGTACCCATGAGGTCGAGGATCTGGGCCGCGGCCAATGGCAGATCGTCATCACCGAAATTCCCTATCAGGTGCAGAAATCCAAGCTGATCGAAAAGATCGCGGAACTGATCCAGACGAAGAAGATCCCGATCTTGGCTGACGTGCGCGACGAGTCGGCCGAGGATATCCGCATCGTTCTTGAGCCAAAGTCCAAGAATGTGGATCCCGAAGTGCTGATGAACATGATGTTCCGCAATTCGGATTTGGAAATTCGCTTCAGCCTTAACATGAACGTGCTGATCGACGGCGTCACGCCCAAGGTCTGTTCGATGAAAGAGGTGCTGCGCGCTTTCCTTGATCACCGTCGCGACGTTCTGCAGCGCCGGTCGCAGCACCGGATGGACAAGATCGATCATCGTCTTGAGGTGCTCGAAGGTTTCATCATCGCCTTCCTCAATCTGGATCGTGTCATTGATATCATCCGGTATGACGATGATCCGAAGGCCGCGTTGATGCGGGAAAACTGGTCGCTGGATCACCCGCGCGCCTATACCGAAGCTGACTACGTTTCGCCCGCTATCGGCGCCGGGGAGTTGACCGAGGTGCAGGCCGAAGCGATTCTCAACATGCGCTTGCGCAGCCTGCGCCGTCTGGAAGAGATCGAACTGGTCCGCGAACGTGACGCCCTGCGCGAGGAACGTGCCGGGCTGGTTGAACTGCTGGCATCAGAGGATCTGCAATGGTCCCGCATCGCTGAGCAGTTGAAGGACACCAAAAAGCAGTTCGGCAAAACCTATGAGGGCGGCCCCCGTCGCACCCGCTTTGCCGAGGCGGGAGAGGTTGAAGAGGTCCCGCTGGAAGCTATGATCGACCGTGAGCCGATCACGGTCGTATGCTCACAGATGGGGTGGATCCGGGCGATGACGGGCCATATCGACCTGGGGCGCGAACTGAAGTTCAAGGATGGCGACGGCCCCCGCTTCATCTTCCATGCCGAAACCACAGACCGGCTGCTGGTCTTCGCCTCCAACGGACGGTTCTACACGATTTCCGCGTCCAATCTGCCCGGCGGACGCGGCATGGGAGAACCTTTGCGGCTGATGGTCGATCTGCCGAATGAGGTTGAGATCGTCGATATCTTGATCCACAACCCGGAAGGCCGCCTGCTGGTCGCCTCGGATGCCGGCAATGGTTTCATCTGCGCGGAGAAAGATATCGTCGCCCAGACCCGTAGCGGCAAACAGGTGCTGAACGTCAAAGACGACGACCGCGCCAAGATCTGTATCCGGGTGACGGGTGACCACGTTGCGGCGGTGTCCGAGAATGGCAAATTCCTTGTTTTCGCAGTTGAGGAGATGCCGGAACTGACCCGAGGCAAAGGCGTGCGTCTGCAGAAATACAATATGGCGCGTGGCAAGCAGGGATCGTTGGAGCTTGATGGCGGGCTGAGTGATGTCACCACCTTCAATTGGGACGATGGTATCAGCTGGGAAATGGGTGGCGGCAAGACACGGCACGAGACCGACTTGGGGCAATGGCTAGGCAAACGTGCCGGTATCGGCAAACGGCCGCCTTATGGTTTCCCGCGCAACTACAAATTCAAATGAGGCGTCTCTTGCGGCCACGCACCTGTGGCCTCAGCGCCACCCGTCGGAACCACACGGCCATCATGGCTTTACCGGTTCCGTACGGGGCGGCTATCTGAAGACGTCTGTTAATTGAAATGAGACTGCTATGATCCGGATCTTCGCTCTCCTGGCCGCCATGGTCGCCGTTGCCGCCTGTACCGCGGCCGCGCCTGACGAACCGCTGGAGGATCTTGGTACCTTCAAGCTCGGCCATAATATCGTCATCGCCTCCAAGGTGCAGATGGTGCCTGGCTCACGTGAAGTCTCGCAGGAGGAATGGGTCGATATCCTCACCAATGAGGTTGATGCCCGATTCAGCCAATATAACGGGGATAAGATCTATCACTTCGGAATCAGTGTTGAGGGCTATTTTGTTGCCCCTGGCGGTGTGCCCCTCGTGCTCAGCCCGAAATCGGTTCTGGCCATTAACGTGACCGTCTGGGATGACGCCGCAGGCACCAAGCTGAACAAGGCCGTGAAAAAATTCACCGTATTCGAGACGACAACAGCAGATAGTTTCCTGGTTGGATCAGGTCACGCCCGTACCCGGGAAGAGCAGATGCTGGGGCTCGCGCGCAACGCCGTCGGCCAGATCGAAGACTGGCTGGTGGAGCAGCGCAAGGAAAACGGCTGGTTTGAGCCGGAACAGGGCAGTGCTGCGGACCTCGGTGAAGATGCCACCGCCGCAAGCGCTGGGCAAACGGCGGCGGCTGGCTGACGTTCTCAGGTCGTAGTTTTCATCGTTGTGAGACTGCAGAAGTTCGCGCGTATAACGCGCGAGTTGGCGGTCTTGTTCTGACATCAGCCTAACTGCGATGGGCCGGGCACGCGGGCTGTGGGGTCTCGTCTACGATCTTACGGTGATTTGCGCGCCGACGTGCCGGAACGGGTTGATTTTCACCTGCAAACCAAATAAGCCGCGCGCGCAGAGGAAATTCGGGTCGGGTTTCGACCCCCAATTCAAAAGGGCGCCTACAGAATGGCTAAGGAAAAGTTTGAACGTACAAAACCGCACGTCAACATCGGCACCATCGGCCACGTTGACCACGGCAAGACCACGCTGACCGCAGCGATCACCAAGTATTTTGGTGACTTCAAAGCCTACGACCAGATCGATGGCGCACCTGAAGAGAAAGCGCGCGGGATCACCATCTCGACCGCGCACGTGGAATATGAGACCGAAGCCCGTCACTACGCCCACGTCGACTGCCCCGGCCACGCTGACTATGTGAAGAACATGATCACCGGTGCGGCGCAGATGGACGGCGCGATCCTGGTTGTGAACGCTGCTGACGGCCCGATGCCGCAGACCCGCGAGCACATCCTGCTGGGCCGCCAGGTTGGCATCCCGAAGATGGTCGTGTTCATGAACAAAGTGGACCAGGTTGACGACGAAGAGCTCCTGGAGCTGGTCGAAATGGAAATCCGCGAACTGCTGTCTTCCTACGACTACCCCGGCGACGATATCCCGATCGTTGCAGGTTCGGCTCTGGCGGCGATGGAAGGCAACAAGCCTGAAATCGGCGAAGAGAAGATCAAGGAACTGATGGCGGCTGTTGACGATTACATCGACACCCCTGAGCGCGCTGTTGACCAGCCGTTCCTGATGCCGATCGAAGACGTGTTCTCGATCTCCGGTCGTGGTACCGTTGTGACCGGTCGTGTTGAGCGCGGCGTGATCAACGTTGGCGACTCGATCGAAATCGTTGGTATCCGTGACACCTCCACCACCACCTGTACCGGTGTGGAAATGTTCCGCAAGCTGCTGGATCGTGGTGAAGCTGGCGACAACATCGGCGCGCTGCTGCGCGGTGTGGACCGTGACGGCGTTGAGCGTGGTCAGGTTCTGTGTAAGCCGGGTTCTGTGAAGCCGCACACCAAGTTCGAAGCTGAGGCCTATATCCTCACCAAAGAAGAAGGTGGTCGTCACACCCCGTTCTTCGCGAACTACCGTCCGCAGTTCTACTTCCGCACCACCGACGTGACCGGCACCGTGACCCTGCCTGAGGGCACCGAGATGGTTATGCCGGGCGACAACCTGAAGTTCGACGTTGAGCTGATCGCACCGATCGCGATGGAAAACGGCCTGCGTTTCGCCATCCGCGAAGGCGGCCGCACCGTCGGCGCCGGCGTTGTGTCGAAAATCACCGACTAAGGTCGAGTTTCCATAGGAAACTCTGGCCAGTGGTGACAGCTGGTTTTCGCTAGAAAATCGCCGAGAGCCACACCGGTGAAACAAAAGAAAGGCCGCTCCAAACGGGGCGGCCTTTTTCTATGTGGTGACATTTGAACAGGGCAGGGGGCGATTTGTGACCTGAGCGAGACGGGAAAGCGGCCGACTTCCCTCTTATGGCTTTTATAAACACTAGCGTTACGGGGATTTCTGCCAAGGCACGGTTGGTGTTGTCCGGGGGCGCTTTTATCCGAATCTCGCTGTAGTGCAGGAAAGCAGATCCACAAACTACGCGGTCTCCGGGGCTGGCAGAG
The nucleotide sequence above comes from Phaeobacter inhibens DSM 16374. Encoded proteins:
- the parC gene encoding DNA topoisomerase IV subunit A, which produces MTDLVDDQDTPDSPASGEVLEPLRRAIGERYLTYALSTIMHRALPDARDGLKPVHRRILYAMSRLRLTSTGGFLKSAKISGDTMGDFHPHGDAAIYDAMARLAQDFNVRYPLVDGQGNFGNIDGDNPAASRYTEARMTFVAEAMLEGLSENAVDFRDNYDGRLTEPAVLPATFPNILANGAAGIAVGMATNIPPHNIGELIDACLHLIKTPDARDDTLLNYVPGPDFPTGGIIVEPKENIAKAYNTGRGSFRLRCTHEVEDLGRGQWQIVITEIPYQVQKSKLIEKIAELIQTKKIPILADVRDESAEDIRIVLEPKSKNVDPEVLMNMMFRNSDLEIRFSLNMNVLIDGVTPKVCSMKEVLRAFLDHRRDVLQRRSQHRMDKIDHRLEVLEGFIIAFLNLDRVIDIIRYDDDPKAALMRENWSLDHPRAYTEADYVSPAIGAGELTEVQAEAILNMRLRSLRRLEEIELVRERDALREERAGLVELLASEDLQWSRIAEQLKDTKKQFGKTYEGGPRRTRFAEAGEVEEVPLEAMIDREPITVVCSQMGWIRAMTGHIDLGRELKFKDGDGPRFIFHAETTDRLLVFASNGRFYTISASNLPGGRGMGEPLRLMVDLPNEVEIVDILIHNPEGRLLVASDAGNGFICAEKDIVAQTRSGKQVLNVKDDDRAKICIRVTGDHVAAVSENGKFLVFAVEEMPELTRGKGVRLQKYNMARGKQGSLELDGGLSDVTTFNWDDGISWEMGGGKTRHETDLGQWLGKRAGIGKRPPYGFPRNYKFK
- the tuf gene encoding elongation factor Tu, producing the protein MAKEKFERTKPHVNIGTIGHVDHGKTTLTAAITKYFGDFKAYDQIDGAPEEKARGITISTAHVEYETEARHYAHVDCPGHADYVKNMITGAAQMDGAILVVNAADGPMPQTREHILLGRQVGIPKMVVFMNKVDQVDDEELLELVEMEIRELLSSYDYPGDDIPIVAGSALAAMEGNKPEIGEEKIKELMAAVDDYIDTPERAVDQPFLMPIEDVFSISGRGTVVTGRVERGVINVGDSIEIVGIRDTSTTTCTGVEMFRKLLDRGEAGDNIGALLRGVDRDGVERGQVLCKPGSVKPHTKFEAEAYILTKEEGGRHTPFFANYRPQFYFRTTDVTGTVTLPEGTEMVMPGDNLKFDVELIAPIAMENGLRFAIREGGRTVGAGVVSKITD
- a CDS encoding electron transfer flavoprotein subunit alpha/FixB family protein; translated protein: MAVLLLAEVTDGALALDATAKAVTAAGKLGDVTVLAAGASAAAAGEEAAKIAGVAKVLVAEDASLGHRLAEPTAALIASLASDYEHIVAPATTDAKNVLPRVAALLDVMVISDVSGVVDGDTFERPIYAGNAVQTVKSRDAKKVISFRTSTFDAAGDGGSASVDTISAAENPGLSEWVEDKVAASDRPELTSAGVVVSGGRGVGSEEDFKLIESLADKLGAAVGASRAAVDSGYAPNDWQVGQTGKVVAPELYVAVGISGAIQHLAGMKDSKIIVAINKDEEAPIFQVADYGLVADLFQAVPELIEKL
- a CDS encoding SH3 domain-containing protein encodes the protein MSRFVIASFLFLGWGFYEASGGADFEPPKGPSAAVDIARAAFGNDSSPSNTSVRSTEVTAESLVSKVALRVPQSDRAQATNRKPARPAADPALRSRVAMEQIAAIGAGLSNSDAAFSATSASQASFQTSTATSGAVQLASLTDGLSAQPLIQAAIETDPQEIVEPDADIRSITATRVNMRSGPGTVYPIVDRLSNGEEVAVFEDIGTGWLHLRTVKDGKVGWIAASLVSQKRP
- a CDS encoding DUF6473 family protein; translated protein: MSYELKSATALAGEPCSYAGSKLLVRGPARNLTEPYLAFIGGTEVFGRFVERPFVSEAEALLDRVCVNLGSVNAGVDSFLSDPDLLEIAGQAETTLLQVLGAQNISNGYYKVHPRRNDRFLCAHDPLLELYPEVDFTEYHFNKHLLSALRSCCTTRYETVRDHLQDTWVERMGELISALNGAVTLLWVHYDVDQQALFGHEPALVDRPMVDALRARVLGVLEIPVHTARDAADIDGMFYGQLDLPSAQRMLGPKEHLRIAQQVAQYLRPRLTT
- a CDS encoding 3-hydroxybutyryl-CoA dehydrogenase, coding for MDIQKIGVIGAGQMGNGIAHVMALAGYNVVLNDINQQALDAAVSAIQKNLARQASKGKIDQTEVEATLGRISTSLTLADIGKTDLVIEAATERETVKQAIFEDLLPHLLPHTILTSNTSSISITRLASRTDRPERFMGFHFMNPVPVMQLVELIRGIATDEATFSACHAVVEKLGKTAASAEDFPAFIVNRILMPMINEAVYTLYEGVGSVKSIDESMKLGANHPMGPLELADFIGLDTCLAIMNVLHDGLADTKYRPCPLLTKYVEAGWLGRKTQRGFYDYRGETPVPTR
- a CDS encoding twin transmembrane helix small protein, yielding MGDPLYILAIAAIAATVIVLVIGIGGFGAGGAFNARNANKMMRLRILFQFLAVVFILGYVYLRSQGGQ
- a CDS encoding cob(I)yrinic acid a,c-diamide adenosyltransferase — protein: MVVLNKIYTRTGDKGDTALGNGDRVAKHSARVNAYGTSDELNAFVGVARLEAENEMDAALARIQNDLFDLGADLCRPEMDKDAHADYPPLRVADAQVSRLEAEIDAMNAELSPLRSFVLPGGAALSAHLHVCRTVARRAERLATDLATQEDINPAAVKYLNRLSDWFFVASRAANDNGARDVLWVPGANR
- a CDS encoding SDR family NAD(P)-dependent oxidoreductase gives rise to the protein MQKTILMTGCSSGIGLDAAHGMRERGWTVFAACRQRVDCDRLRAQGFISPLMDYTNAETLRSGLDEVLEHTGGTLDVLFNNGAHGLPGAVEDVSTDGLRSIFESNVFGWHELTRNVIPVMRAQGHGRIVQNSSILGFVSFPWRGAYVATKHAIEGLTDTMRVELRDSGIRVILIEPGPVTSKIREKAIPHFEKYVDWENSALRDRYETSLLKRLYESTGPDRFELPASAVTVKLVHACESRRPHPRYYVTVPTHVGGVLKRILTTRAIDRILARLR
- a CDS encoding electron transfer flavoprotein subunit beta/FixA family protein; the protein is MKVLVPVKRVIDYNVKVRVKADGSGVDLANVKMSMNPFDEIAVEEAIRLKEAGKADEIVVVSIGVKQAQETLRTALAMGADRAILVNAADDVHTDIEPLAVAKILAKVVEEEQPGLVLAGKQAIDNDMNATGQMLSALLGWSQGTFASELDVDGDNAVVTREVDGGLQTIKVKMPAIVTVDLRLNEPRYASLPNIMKAKKKPLDEKTAADYGVDVSPRLEIISTTEPAARAAGIIVGSVDELVGKLKEAGAV